A window of the Mus musculus strain C57BL/6J chromosome 18, GRCm38.p6 C57BL/6J genome harbors these coding sequences:
- the Gykl1 gene encoding glycerol kinase-like 1: MAEAPKAVLGPLVGAVDQGTSSTRFLVFNPQTAELLCHHQVEIAQEFPKEGWVEQDPKAILQSVYECIEKACEKLGQQSIDISNIKAIGVTNQRETTIVWDKFTGEPLYNAVVWLDLRTQSTVENLSKSISVSNNFVKNKTGLPISTYFSAVKLHWLIENVRKVQKAIEDGRAIFGTVDSWLIWCMTGGINGGVHCTDVSNASRTMLFNIHSLQWDEELCDFFGIPMTILPRIRSSSEIYGLVKSGVLEGVPISGCLGDQSAALVGQLCLQDGQAKSTYGTGCFLLCNTGQKCVNSEHGLLTTVAYQLGRQEPVYYALEGSVAIAGAVVSWIKNNLQIIQSSSEIEKLAEVAGTSYGCYFVPAFSGLYAPYWDPSARGIICGLTQFTNKFHIAFAALEAVCFQTREILDAMNSDCGIPLTHLQVDGGMTANRVLMQLQADILCIPVMKPFMPETTALGVAMAAGAAEGVSVWSLDPKDLSSVQMEKFEPQINVEESEGRYATWKKAVLKSMGWVLTQSPDGRDPSIFSSLTLGFYVVSSMVILIGARYM, encoded by the coding sequence ATGGCAGAGGCTCCAAAAGCGGTTTTGGGGCCGTTGGTAGGGGCAGTGGACCAAGGTACCAGCTCAACAcgttttttggttttcaatccCCAAACAGCTGAATTACTTTGTCATCATCAAGTGGAAATAGCCCAGGAGTTCCCAAAAGAAGGATGGGTAGAGCAAGACCCAAAGGCAATCCTGCAGTCTGTGTACGAGTGTATAGAGAAAGCATGTGAGAAACTCGGACAGCAGAGCATTGATATTTCCAACATAAAAGCTATCGGTGTCACCAACCAGCGGGAAACTACGATAGTCTGGGACAAGTTCACTGGAGAACCTCTCTACAATGCTGTGGTGTGGCTTGACCTAAGGACCCAGTCTACTGTGGAGAATCTCAGCAAAAGTATTTCAGTAAGCAATAACTTTGTCAAGAACAAGACAGGCCTTCCAATCAGCACTTATTTTAGTGCCGTGAAACTTCACTGGCTCATTGAAAATGTGAGAAAAGTGCAAAAGGCTATTGAAGATGGCAGAGCTATTTTTGGGACGGTTGATTCGTGGCTTATCTGGTGTATGACTGGAGGTATCAACGGAGGTGTCCACTGTACAGATGTAAGTAATGCCAGCAGGACCATGCTTTTCAACATTCACTCTTTGCAATGGGATGAAGAGCTCTGCGACTTTTTTGGAATTCCAATGACCATCCTTCCCCGAATCCGGAGTTCTTCTGAGATCTATGGCCTAGTGAAAAGTGGCGTGTTGGAAGGTGTGCCAATATCTGGATGTCTGGGAGACCAGTCTGCTGCTTTGGTGGGACAACTGTGTCTTCAGGACGGACAAGCTAAAAGCACATATGGAACAGGCTGTTTCTTACTATGTAACACAGGCCAGAAGTGTGTAAACTCTGAACATGGCCTTCTGACCACAGTGGCTTACCAGCTTGGCAGACAGGAGCCTGTCTATTATGCCCTGGAAGGTTCCGTAGCCATAGCCGGTGCTGTTGTTAGCTGGATAAAAAACAATCTTCAAATTATTCAGTCTTCATCGGAAATTGAAAAACTTGCTGAAGTAGCAGGGACTTCTTATGGTTGTTACTTCGTCCCAGCCTTTTCAGGCTTATACGCTCCATATTGGGACCCAAGTGCGAGAGGGATCATCTGCGGGCTCACCCAGTTCACCAATAAGTTCCATATTGCCTTTGCTGCGTTAGAAGCTGTTTGCTTCCAAACGCGGGAGATTTTGGATGCCATGAACAGTGATTGTGGAATCCCGCTGACGCATTTGCAGGTAGATGGAGGAATGACCGCAAACAGAGTTCTCATGCAACTGCAGGCGGACATTCTGTGTATTCCGGTGATGAAACCTTTCATGCCAGAAACAACTGCACTGGGAGTCGCAATGGCAGCGGGAGCGGCAGAAGGAGTTAGCGTGTGGAGTCTGGATCCTAAGGATTTGTCAAGTGTCCAGATGGAGAAGTTTGAACCCCAGATCAATGTCGAGGAAAGTGAAGGTCGTTACGCCACATGGAAGAAAGCTGTGCTGAAGTCAATGGGTTGGGTTTTGACTCAGTCTCCTGATGGTCGCGACCCTAGTATTTTCAGCAGCCTGACGCTGGGCTTTTATGTAGTGAGTAGTATGGTGATATTAATTGGAGCAAGGTACATGTAA